In one window of Gemmatimonadota bacterium DNA:
- a CDS encoding VWA domain-containing protein, translating to MRARPRSRNAGAIPPSAPSLRRGRYPGRRPPISRCYRFTGAGSEGILPDRRGGSRMTFLNALMLFGLVAVAVPIVIHLFHRQRVSTVDFSSVIFIRDHHMQRSRALRLRELLLLLLRVLIVLLLVMAFARPVIEGLAGALLGSSVEQRSVFVIVLDNSYSMGAGRYGDTPFNAARTEAGRIMDAMQPGDEGLIILTAAPPEAVPPVPTDRTAALSARLSEAEVSESSGDIAGAVRLARRKLSGIVSANKSIYILSDLQRSDWERLAVSASEAPSESRAPIYLYPFEAGRVENASIDEVSVSEGLLIRNQPERFVATFTYRNGVSAGTHWTAQAEQTAQAEQAEQAEQAEQAEQAGQAEQVGQTEQTGQTGRTRRTRELRLVINGLDRDSRQVTAETGEAGSVQFNVVIDTPGRYSGYVELDEDDVAADNRRYFTLEVPDVFGVTAIGQSESGYFIEQVLRPSGGLVTPVDVQTASADVLNSDLYDTGVLIVDGAVELTPARLSSLERYVSSGGGVLVFLGEGLDPAAYGNGFFTGVFDCSITSRRGTPGSKSSFHRMDQVDSEHPVFRFDGRYAESLSAGEARFYASYGVDAGLGARVIARFMDGTPAVLEGRSGSGRALLVASDLNTGWSDLALRSAFVPFMHRSVRYLHPSVTVAEGGHLAGRPIVQPMTDLRADAGLYLEYPSGRTETVNARAGRHGIMVEVPDTKQPGVYALWDGDAVVQAFAVNPDTRESDLARFSPEEAAGLFGAGEDVVLMDPAGAPGVPRGGTLGAPGGYEIWKSLIVLAMALILAEYWLSGSRTGRTGRTGRAGRAGRAGRSMDPEKA from the coding sequence ATGCGTGCCCGCCCAAGGAGCCGCAACGCCGGGGCGATACCACCTTCGGCACCCTCCTTACGGCGCGGGCGTTACCCCGGAAGGAGGCCGCCGATCTCCCGATGTTATCGCTTTACGGGCGCCGGCTCCGAAGGTATATTACCAGACCGCCGTGGAGGAAGCAGAATGACCTTTCTGAACGCGTTGATGCTGTTTGGGCTCGTTGCGGTCGCCGTACCGATCGTCATACACCTGTTCCACCGCCAGCGAGTCTCCACCGTCGATTTCAGTTCCGTCATTTTCATCAGGGATCACCATATGCAACGGTCTCGGGCCCTGAGGCTCCGGGAACTCCTGTTGCTTCTTCTGCGGGTGCTCATTGTCCTGCTCCTGGTGATGGCTTTCGCACGGCCGGTCATCGAAGGCCTGGCGGGCGCCTTGCTGGGCAGCAGCGTCGAACAGCGGTCGGTCTTCGTCATCGTACTGGACAATTCATACAGCATGGGCGCCGGACGCTACGGGGACACGCCGTTCAACGCCGCCAGGACCGAGGCCGGACGCATCATGGATGCGATGCAGCCGGGCGACGAGGGCCTGATCATACTGACCGCCGCGCCGCCCGAGGCTGTCCCGCCCGTTCCCACGGACCGGACCGCAGCGCTCTCGGCGCGCCTGTCGGAAGCGGAAGTATCCGAGAGTTCGGGGGACATCGCCGGCGCCGTGCGTCTCGCCCGCCGGAAACTGTCCGGCATCGTATCGGCGAACAAGAGCATCTACATTCTGTCGGATTTGCAGCGAAGCGACTGGGAGCGTCTGGCCGTATCCGCATCGGAGGCGCCTTCGGAATCGCGTGCGCCGATCTACCTCTACCCCTTCGAGGCGGGGAGAGTGGAAAACGCAAGCATCGACGAGGTCTCCGTCAGCGAGGGCCTGCTGATCCGTAATCAACCGGAGCGGTTTGTCGCGACCTTCACCTACCGGAACGGCGTTTCCGCGGGCACACACTGGACCGCGCAGGCCGAGCAGACCGCGCAGGCCGAGCAGGCTGAGCAGGCCGAGCAGGCTGAGCAAGCTGAGCAGGCCGGGCAGGCTGAGCAGGTCGGGCAAACAGAGCAGACCGGGCAGACCGGCCGTACCAGGCGGACCAGGGAACTCCGGCTCGTCATTAACGGCCTGGACCGGGACAGCCGCCAGGTGACGGCCGAAACGGGCGAAGCTGGTTCCGTGCAGTTCAACGTCGTCATCGACACGCCGGGCAGGTATTCCGGTTACGTGGAACTGGACGAGGATGATGTCGCGGCCGATAACCGGCGGTATTTCACCCTCGAGGTTCCGGACGTCTTTGGCGTTACAGCCATCGGACAGAGTGAATCCGGTTACTTCATCGAGCAGGTATTGAGGCCGTCAGGCGGATTGGTCACGCCCGTGGACGTACAGACTGCATCCGCCGACGTGTTGAACAGCGATCTGTACGATACGGGCGTGCTGATCGTGGACGGCGCCGTGGAACTGACGCCGGCGCGGCTATCCAGCCTGGAGCGTTACGTTTCCTCCGGGGGCGGCGTACTGGTCTTTCTCGGTGAGGGACTGGATCCGGCGGCTTACGGAAACGGTTTCTTCACCGGCGTCTTCGACTGCTCGATCACGTCACGAAGGGGAACGCCCGGCAGCAAGTCCTCCTTTCACCGGATGGACCAGGTCGACTCCGAGCATCCCGTGTTTCGTTTCGACGGCCGATACGCCGAATCCCTGTCGGCCGGCGAGGCCAGGTTCTACGCGTCCTATGGCGTCGATGCGGGTCTCGGCGCACGGGTCATCGCGCGATTCATGGACGGAACGCCGGCCGTCCTCGAAGGTCGGTCCGGCAGCGGCCGCGCGCTGTTGGTCGCTTCAGACTTGAACACCGGGTGGAGCGACCTGGCGTTGCGCAGCGCGTTCGTGCCGTTCATGCATCGCAGCGTTCGGTACCTGCATCCGTCGGTGACGGTTGCCGAAGGGGGTCACCTGGCGGGAAGACCCATAGTACAGCCCATGACCGATTTGCGGGCAGACGCCGGCCTCTACCTCGAGTACCCCTCGGGACGTACCGAGACGGTCAATGCCCGGGCCGGACGCCACGGGATTATGGTGGAAGTTCCGGACACGAAACAACCCGGCGTGTATGCGCTGTGGGACGGTGACGCCGTTGTGCAGGCCTTCGCGGTAAATCCGGATACGCGGGAATCGGATCTGGCCCGGTTTTCGCCGGAAGAGGCGGCCGGATTGTTCGGAGCCGGTGAGGATGTCGTACTCATGGATCCGGCGGGCGCCCCGGGCGTTCCTCGCGGTGGGACACTCGGCGCCCCGGGCGGGTATGAGATCTGGAAGTCTTTGATTGTCCTCGCGATGGCGCTCATATTGGCGGAATACTGGCTGTCGGGATCGCGAACCGGGCGGACCGGACGGACCGGACGGGCCGGGCGGGCCGGGCGGGCCGGCAGGAGCATGGACCCAGAAAAAGCGTAG
- the hflX gene encoding GTPase HflX, with amino-acid sequence MREMHEIPRNTRERALLIGMVPSKERVGEMEESLDELALLADTAGAEIVDRVIQVRSAMHPAYYIGTGKARSIAERCEAEEIDLVIFDDDLTPAQVRNLDRVIERRILDRSGLILDIFASRAKSKQAKLQVELAQLQYMMPRLTRQWDHLSRQEGGVAAGSGGAIGVRGPGETQLEIDRRLIRGRITHLRRNLEQVAASYHRQRQRRSAMFCIALIGYTNAGKSTIFNGFTEAGTLIEDRLFATLDATTRVVNATPGQPVLLSDTVGFIRKLPHHLIASFKSTLTEVYDADLLIHVVDGSHPNHAEHIVTVNQVLAELGVSDLPLLLVFNKTDRLESPDALEFLQLSYPNAITVSALDPDDVERLRQAISIRVDRHRVEVELLIPYENGHAISMVYESGEVLHREDEPEGVRLTVRMMPSVAGRLGKTLDAFVCG; translated from the coding sequence ATGCGTGAAATGCACGAAATACCCCGAAACACTCGTGAACGCGCCTTGTTGATCGGCATGGTGCCATCAAAAGAACGGGTCGGCGAGATGGAGGAGTCGCTCGACGAACTCGCCCTGCTGGCCGATACCGCCGGCGCGGAGATCGTCGATCGGGTGATCCAGGTCCGCAGCGCCATGCATCCGGCGTACTATATCGGAACCGGAAAAGCCCGTTCGATCGCCGAACGGTGCGAGGCGGAGGAAATCGACCTCGTGATTTTCGACGACGACCTCACCCCCGCGCAGGTCAGGAACCTGGACCGCGTTATCGAACGGCGCATTCTGGACCGCAGCGGACTGATACTCGATATATTCGCCTCGCGGGCGAAGTCGAAGCAGGCCAAGCTGCAAGTTGAGCTTGCCCAGTTGCAGTATATGATGCCGCGGCTGACGAGGCAGTGGGACCACCTTTCCCGGCAGGAAGGCGGCGTGGCGGCCGGATCGGGCGGCGCCATAGGGGTCCGGGGGCCCGGCGAGACGCAACTGGAGATCGACCGGCGGTTGATCCGCGGGCGCATTACCCACCTTCGCAGGAATCTCGAGCAGGTGGCCGCTTCCTATCACCGGCAGCGACAACGCCGAAGCGCCATGTTCTGTATCGCGCTGATCGGGTACACCAATGCCGGCAAGTCCACGATTTTCAATGGATTCACCGAGGCAGGCACGCTGATCGAGGACAGGCTGTTCGCCACCCTCGACGCGACCACGCGCGTGGTCAACGCGACCCCGGGCCAACCCGTTCTGCTTTCGGATACCGTGGGTTTCATTCGGAAACTGCCCCACCACCTGATCGCATCCTTTAAAAGCACGCTGACCGAGGTCTACGACGCGGACCTGCTGATCCACGTGGTAGACGGCAGCCATCCCAACCACGCGGAACATATCGTGACGGTGAACCAGGTGCTGGCGGAACTGGGGGTTTCCGATCTCCCACTGCTGCTGGTCTTCAACAAGACGGACAGGCTGGAAAGTCCCGACGCCCTGGAATTCCTGCAGCTCTCCTATCCCAACGCCATCACGGTCTCCGCACTGGACCCCGATGACGTGGAGCGGCTGCGCCAGGCGATTTCAATCAGGGTCGACCGCCATCGCGTGGAAGTGGAACTGCTGATTCCCTACGAAAACGGACACGCCATTTCCATGGTCTATGAGTCGGGGGAGGTCCTGCACCGGGAGGACGAACCGGAGGGCGTCCGCCTCACGGTCCGCATGATGCCGTCCGTCGCCGGCCGTCTCGGCAAGACACTGGATGCTTTTGTCTGCGGATAA
- a CDS encoding radical SAM protein — MRKSIKHILFLEPKSSHLHVYSDAYIPRIGCLVLATIMRDLGYGVRVMLEEVEDIDTNEFGEADLICISSLTSTAPGSYQYADFIRNVYPEKTIVMGGTHPTFVPDEALQHCDFVVRGEGEDALVELVRCLESGADYRGIANLSWIEDGRPVHNPERPKAEDLDVLPIPDFSLVPSGRMDIMSIQTQRGCPWDCSFCTVTKLNGHKLRGHSVERVLDMLEAYTKMPNFSYLFFADDIFNVPVDRTMAIMQGMIDRKLIIPWAAQMRHEISKQPELMKKMREAGCDRVMVGFESIDETALELYGKKETAHDVEVAIDAIHDHGIDLHAMFIAGADSDHPETIKTQFEFAKKKDLATSQCMILTYLPGSEDTIRYDLQGGEYLSNDWSHYDGHHANHPVPNMTRYELVNTVMEGMKGMYAPHRIAYKLASAAFNALRLNKREAARQLRNGLLRLNGYSILQRWFKEHTEYLADLRAENVSLSPDRYKRVVLAVSNVDVSRVLRTFLAEMNIRVEEFSEEKLSVLKDSDLVVMAGEMVDDVRARVQNLHIFPVHDKNTRMDRTLTQLGILFTENVDKVREAIAAVHFQPAQGKVATGDA; from the coding sequence ATGCGCAAAAGTATCAAGCACATCCTCTTTCTCGAACCTAAATCCTCCCACCTCCACGTTTATTCGGACGCCTATATCCCGCGCATCGGCTGTCTCGTGCTCGCGACGATCATGCGGGACCTGGGCTACGGCGTCCGGGTGATGCTGGAAGAGGTGGAAGACATCGACACGAACGAGTTCGGGGAAGCCGATCTGATCTGCATCTCCTCCCTGACGTCCACGGCGCCCGGGTCGTACCAATACGCCGATTTCATCCGGAACGTCTATCCCGAGAAGACGATCGTGATGGGTGGAACGCATCCGACGTTCGTGCCCGACGAAGCCCTGCAGCACTGCGACTTCGTCGTGCGCGGCGAGGGGGAGGATGCCCTGGTCGAACTGGTCCGTTGCCTGGAGTCCGGCGCCGACTACCGCGGCATCGCCAACCTGTCCTGGATCGAGGACGGACGGCCGGTCCACAACCCGGAGCGGCCCAAGGCGGAGGATCTGGACGTGCTGCCCATACCGGACTTCAGCCTGGTACCGTCCGGCAGAATGGACATCATGTCGATACAGACGCAGCGGGGTTGTCCCTGGGACTGCAGTTTCTGCACGGTGACTAAGCTGAACGGGCACAAGCTGCGCGGCCATTCCGTCGAGCGCGTGCTCGATATGCTGGAAGCCTATACGAAGATGCCGAATTTCAGCTATCTCTTCTTCGCCGATGACATCTTCAACGTGCCGGTGGACCGCACCATGGCCATCATGCAGGGCATGATCGACCGTAAGCTGATCATCCCGTGGGCGGCGCAGATGCGCCACGAGATCTCGAAGCAGCCGGAATTGATGAAGAAGATGCGCGAGGCGGGATGCGACCGCGTTATGGTCGGTTTCGAATCCATCGACGAGACGGCCCTGGAACTGTATGGAAAGAAGGAGACGGCCCACGACGTGGAGGTGGCCATCGACGCGATCCATGATCACGGCATCGACCTCCACGCCATGTTCATCGCCGGCGCCGACTCGGATCATCCGGAGACCATCAAGACCCAGTTCGAGTTCGCCAAGAAGAAGGACCTGGCGACGTCGCAATGCATGATCCTGACCTACCTGCCCGGTTCCGAAGACACCATCCGCTACGATCTGCAGGGCGGGGAATACCTGAGCAACGACTGGAGCCATTACGACGGCCACCACGCCAACCACCCCGTCCCGAACATGACCCGCTACGAGCTGGTCAACACGGTGATGGAAGGGATGAAGGGCATGTACGCGCCGCACCGCATCGCGTACAAGCTCGCCAGTGCCGCGTTCAACGCGCTCAGGCTCAACAAGCGGGAAGCCGCGCGGCAGCTGCGAAACGGGCTGCTCCGCCTGAACGGCTACTCCATCCTTCAACGGTGGTTCAAGGAGCACACCGAGTACCTGGCCGATCTCCGCGCCGAGAACGTGTCCCTGTCGCCGGACCGCTACAAGCGCGTGGTGCTGGCCGTGTCCAACGTGGACGTGAGCCGGGTGCTCCGCACGTTCCTGGCCGAGATGAACATACGCGTGGAAGAGTTCAGCGAGGAGAAGCTATCCGTGCTCAAGGACTCCGACCTGGTCGTCATGGCCGGCGAAATGGTGGACGACGTGAGAGCCCGGGTCCAGAACCTGCACATCTTCCCCGTGCACGACAAGAACACGCGGATGGACCGGACCCTGACCCAGCTCGGCATACTCTTCACCGAGAACGTGGACAAGGTGCGCGAGGCCATCGCCGCGGTGCATTTCCAGCCCGCCCAGGGCAAGGTGGCGACCGGCGACGCCTGA
- a CDS encoding threonine/serine dehydratase — protein sequence MHPLLPEILSAEERIRSRVLQTPLIHSMPLSAQTRADVYLKMESEQHTNSFKARGAMNKVLSLTGEELSRGVVTSSTGNHAQGVARACMITGCPGTIYLPNGVDPSKIEAIKQYPVDLVFHDGNPLETELHAKQQAAVLGRMWISPYNDPQIIGGQGTIGIELSQQLPSIDDVFVTVGGGGLIGGIAVYLKAHRPGTRVIGCQPEQSAAMYHCVRAGRIVSTEHGETLSDGSAGDVEPGSITFPICRDLVDDYILVSEEEIGDAIRFMVHAHHKIVEGAAGVAVASLLQQKDEFRGRTVAIVICGANIAASTLRTVLAS from the coding sequence ATGCATCCCTTACTCCCCGAAATACTTAGCGCGGAAGAACGCATCAGGTCCCGCGTCCTGCAAACGCCCCTGATCCACTCCATGCCGCTCTCGGCTCAAACCAGGGCGGATGTCTACTTGAAGATGGAAAGCGAGCAGCATACCAATTCCTTCAAGGCGCGCGGGGCCATGAACAAGGTGCTGTCGCTGACCGGCGAGGAGTTGTCACGGGGCGTGGTGACGTCCTCGACGGGCAACCATGCGCAGGGCGTCGCCCGGGCCTGTATGATCACCGGCTGTCCGGGGACCATCTATCTGCCCAACGGCGTCGATCCTTCCAAGATAGAAGCGATCAAGCAGTATCCGGTAGACCTGGTCTTCCACGACGGCAACCCGCTCGAAACAGAGTTGCACGCCAAGCAGCAGGCCGCCGTCCTGGGCAGGATGTGGATTTCACCCTACAACGATCCGCAGATCATCGGCGGCCAGGGTACCATCGGCATCGAACTGTCGCAGCAACTGCCCTCCATTGACGATGTGTTCGTTACTGTCGGCGGCGGCGGGCTGATCGGCGGGATCGCCGTCTATCTGAAGGCGCATAGGCCCGGCACGCGGGTTATCGGCTGCCAGCCCGAACAGTCGGCGGCCATGTATCACTGCGTTCGTGCGGGCCGCATCGTGAGCACCGAGCACGGCGAAACGCTATCCGACGGCTCGGCGGGCGACGTGGAGCCGGGATCGATCACCTTTCCGATCTGCCGCGACCTGGTCGACGATTACATCCTGGTCTCGGAGGAAGAAATCGGCGACGCCATCCGGTTCATGGTCCATGCCCATCACAAGATCGTCGAAGGCGCCGCCGGCGTTGCCGTGGCCTCCTTGCTTCAACAGAAGGATGAATTCCGTGGACGTACCGTGGCCATCGTCATCTGCGGCGCAAACATCGCCGCCTCGACGCTCAGGACCGTACTGGCTTCCTGA
- a CDS encoding HigA family addiction module antidote protein has translation MNEIITPGEILLEEYLKPMGISQNAMARAIGVAPRAINEIVHGRRSITPSMSIRFGAFFNQSDQFWHGIQVECDFRKVARDKPRLIDGIQPAATLNRNP, from the coding sequence ATGAACGAAATCATCACACCTGGCGAGATTCTGCTTGAGGAGTATCTCAAGCCTATGGGCATTTCGCAGAATGCCATGGCGCGTGCCATTGGGGTTGCTCCTCGCGCAATCAACGAGATTGTACATGGCCGCCGGTCGATTACGCCATCCATGTCGATTCGCTTTGGGGCCTTTTTCAATCAGTCAGATCAGTTCTGGCATGGGATTCAGGTGGAATGCGACTTTAGAAAGGTCGCCAGGGACAAACCTCGGCTCATCGACGGGATCCAACCTGCTGCGACACTGAATCGGAATCCCTGA
- a CDS encoding sulfatase produces MSQSLPNILFIMSDDHASHAISAYSNRINRTPHIDRIGSEGMRFDNCFCTNSICTPSRAAILTGTYNHVNGVTTLSTHLDGRLLNYPKVLQQHGYQTAVVGKWHLGHGGIHDPTGFDYWDVLPGQGLYHDPEMIEMGERSTRSGYTTDLITDYSLDWLRGRDRDRPFCLMVHHKAPHRPWEPDDKHAAMYEDEDIPEPETFDDDYSNRSLAAAAARMRVERDLNAEDLKVPVPEGLSPAEEKSWKYQRYIKDYLRCVASIDDNVGRLLDFIDEEDIGEETIVIYTSDQGFFLGDHGWYDKRFMYEESLRMPFLIRYPREVAPGTVNGDMILNVDFPATFLDCAGADIPSSFQGHSFRPLLSGETPADWQTSMYYRYWMHGAHHNVCAHYGVRTLRYKLIYYYGDPLGQEGAIGPKTQPEWELFDLEKDPCEMNSVYADPEYAEVVAELKAELARLQERVGDVAYGAQQIE; encoded by the coding sequence ATGTCCCAGTCACTTCCGAACATCCTGTTTATCATGTCCGACGACCACGCGTCGCACGCCATAAGCGCCTATAGCAACCGGATCAACCGGACGCCCCATATCGACCGGATCGGATCGGAAGGCATGCGGTTCGACAACTGCTTCTGCACCAACTCCATCTGCACGCCCAGCCGGGCGGCCATTCTGACGGGCACGTATAACCACGTAAACGGCGTCACCACCCTGTCCACCCACCTGGACGGCAGGCTGCTGAACTATCCCAAGGTGCTGCAGCAACACGGGTACCAGACGGCGGTGGTGGGCAAGTGGCACCTGGGGCACGGCGGCATCCACGATCCCACGGGCTTCGACTACTGGGACGTCCTGCCCGGCCAGGGCCTGTACCACGACCCCGAGATGATCGAGATGGGAGAGCGGTCGACGCGAAGCGGGTACACCACCGACCTGATCACCGATTATTCGCTGGATTGGCTTCGCGGGCGCGACCGGGACCGCCCCTTCTGCCTTATGGTGCATCACAAGGCGCCGCACCGGCCCTGGGAGCCCGATGACAAACACGCCGCGATGTATGAAGACGAGGACATCCCGGAGCCTGAGACCTTCGACGACGACTATTCGAACCGGTCCCTGGCCGCAGCGGCCGCACGGATGCGCGTCGAACGCGATCTCAACGCCGAGGACCTGAAGGTGCCCGTGCCGGAAGGCCTGTCGCCCGCCGAAGAGAAAAGCTGGAAGTACCAGCGTTATATCAAGGACTACTTGCGGTGCGTGGCCTCGATCGACGACAACGTGGGCAGACTGCTAGACTTCATCGACGAAGAGGACATCGGTGAGGAAACCATCGTGATCTATACGTCGGACCAGGGATTCTTCCTCGGAGACCACGGCTGGTACGACAAACGCTTCATGTACGAGGAATCCCTGCGCATGCCCTTCCTGATCCGCTACCCGAGGGAGGTGGCGCCGGGCACCGTGAACGGCGACATGATCCTGAATGTCGACTTTCCGGCGACCTTCCTGGATTGTGCCGGCGCGGACATACCGTCCTCGTTCCAGGGGCACTCGTTCCGGCCCCTGCTGAGTGGCGAGACCCCGGCCGACTGGCAAACGTCCATGTACTACCGGTACTGGATGCACGGCGCCCACCACAACGTCTGCGCCCACTACGGCGTCCGGACCCTGCGGTACAAGCTGATCTACTATTATGGCGATCCGCTCGGACAGGAAGGCGCGATCGGTCCGAAGACGCAGCCGGAATGGGAACTCTTCGACCTGGAGAAGGACCCCTGCGAGATGAACAGCGTGTACGCGGATCCCGAGTACGCGGAGGTGGTCGCGGAGTTGAAAGCGGAGCTGGCAAGGCTGCAGGAACGCGTAGGGGATGTGGCGTACGGCGCTCAACAAATCGAATGA
- the carA gene encoding glutamine-hydrolyzing carbamoyl-phosphate synthase small subunit yields MEAWLALEDGTVYEGESFGATGKKVGEVVFNTSMIGYQEVLTDPSYKGQIVTMTYPLIGNYGVNPGDLESLHPHVEGFVVREYQRNPSNWRSTGSLDRFLDDHGVVGISGIDTRALTRRLRVDGVMRGVISSGAADPDTLVRQASDVPRMVGQDLVREVTTDRPYRWEGDRRIYVDPPDDDPEGIWNGFDEPGTYRVVVMDYGVKHNILRNLARRGCQVLVLPADYTAEQVLRLNPDGIMLSNGPGDPGAVQYAIDELKVLIERKPIFGICIGHQLLGMALGGERFKLKFGHRGANQPVRQNESGRVEITAQNHGFAIDADTLDESEVELTHINLNDRTLEGLRHRRYPVFSVQYHPEASPGPHDADYLFDRFIASMQ; encoded by the coding sequence ATGGAGGCATGGCTGGCCCTGGAAGACGGCACAGTCTACGAAGGCGAATCCTTTGGCGCTACCGGGAAAAAGGTGGGAGAAGTCGTTTTCAACACCAGCATGATCGGATACCAGGAGGTATTGACCGACCCGTCGTACAAAGGTCAGATCGTCACCATGACCTACCCGTTGATCGGGAATTACGGCGTGAATCCCGGCGACCTGGAATCGCTCCACCCCCACGTGGAAGGATTCGTGGTTCGAGAGTACCAGCGGAACCCGAGCAATTGGCGCTCGACCGGCAGTCTCGACCGCTTCCTGGACGACCATGGCGTCGTTGGCATTTCCGGAATCGATACCCGGGCACTTACCCGCAGGCTCCGCGTCGACGGGGTCATGCGCGGCGTGATAAGTTCCGGCGCGGCGGACCCTGACACACTCGTCCGGCAGGCCAGTGACGTGCCCAGAATGGTTGGCCAGGACCTGGTCCGCGAAGTGACCACGGACCGGCCGTACCGGTGGGAGGGAGATCGTCGTATCTACGTGGACCCTCCCGACGACGATCCGGAGGGGATCTGGAACGGCTTCGACGAACCCGGAACCTATCGGGTCGTCGTCATGGATTACGGCGTTAAGCACAATATTCTTAGGAACCTGGCGCGTCGGGGCTGCCAGGTGCTCGTCCTGCCGGCGGACTACACGGCCGAGCAGGTGCTGCGGCTGAACCCCGACGGCATCATGTTGTCCAACGGTCCCGGCGATCCGGGCGCCGTTCAATACGCCATTGACGAGTTGAAAGTCCTGATCGAGCGGAAACCCATATTCGGCATCTGCATCGGTCACCAGTTACTGGGCATGGCGCTGGGTGGAGAACGGTTCAAGCTGAAGTTCGGCCACCGGGGCGCCAATCAGCCCGTGCGGCAGAACGAATCGGGCCGGGTGGAAATCACCGCCCAGAACCACGGCTTCGCCATCGACGCCGACACCCTCGACGAATCCGAGGTGGAACTGACCCATATCAATCTCAATGACCGGACGTTGGAGGGGCTCAGGCACCGGCGGTATCCGGTTTTCTCGGTACAGTATCATCCCGAAGCGTCACCGGGACCGCACGACGCCGATTACTTGTTCGACCGATTCATCGCATCCATGCAGTAG